The following proteins come from a genomic window of Plectropomus leopardus isolate mb chromosome 11, YSFRI_Pleo_2.0, whole genome shotgun sequence:
- the immp2l gene encoding mitochondrial inner membrane protease subunit 2 produces the protein CPLRSPKNPQQKIIKRVIGLEGDFIRTLGYKNRYVRVPDGHFWIEGDHHGHSLDSNSFGPVSVGLLHGRASHIIWPPNRWQRITPSLPPNRGPLDSEEDEE, from the exons TGTCCCCTCAGGTCCCCCAAAAACCCCCAGCAGAAGATCATCAAGCGGGTCATCGGCCTGGAGGGAGACTTCATCCG GACTCTGGGCTACAAGAACCGATACGTTCGAGTCCCTGACGGTCACTTCTGGATCGAGGGGGATCATCACGGACACAGTCTGGACAGCAACAGCTTCGGACCG GTGTCAGTGGGGCTGCTCCACGGTCGGGCCTCACACATCATCTGGCCGCCAAATCGTTGGCAGCGAATCACGCCGTCTCTGCCCCCAAACCGAGGGCCACTGGACTCCGAGGAAGACGAGGAATGA
- the LOC121950469 gene encoding leucine-rich repeat neuronal protein 3-like, with protein MKEAAVVACLLAELFLAAFVVASEGAAHCPTLCRCEIRPWFSPSSIYTEAATVDCNDLGLSVLPERLPADTQVLLLQTNNIVNVEKSLDYLANITEIDLSQNNISSVSDVCLGTLPRLLSLHMEENWIQELSDSCLASLLSLQEFYINHNLIFSISPAAFQGLSRLLRLHLNSNRLTNVNSQWFQHLPSLEILMLGENPILELSDMNFKPLRNLRSLVLAKMNLTEMPDDALVGLENLESISFFDNLLNRVPRAALTRVQNLKFLDLNKNPIERIQRGDFTGMMHLKELGINSMPELVSIDGFALNNLPELTKIEATNNPRLSYIHPRAFHKLPRLETLMLNSNALSALHRTTVESLPNLREVSLHSNPIHCDCVIRWVNMNRTTVRFMEPDSLFCVEPPEYQGQQVRQVHFREMTEICLPLISPGSLPNRVEVGKGGSVSLHCRAFGEPEPEIFWVTPSGDRVLPGSVSDKYYMHPEGTFDLYDTTEEEAGSYTCIAHNLVGADLKSVTVAVDGYLSLFLDQPLHVYITSVQSHSVRVSWDSSGGLVSQLNWSILANSRGPLAPFTARLPADVKEYHIKQLQPSTRYQVCVEVAAASPGYSRDCVNVTTKEAVVLRGKPERWDALVMATCAVSFFVIAVACSVIYTSLYSQVFYRKLIAYPAETLLTPSTHSSSLSFLEFGVSGVKVTATVIDLPDDSV; from the coding sequence ATGAAGGAGGCAGCGGTTGTGGCTTGTTTGCTGGCCGAGCTGTTCTTGGCTGCTTTTGTTGTGGCCTCTGAGGGGGCCGCTCATTGCCCCACACTGTGCCGATGTGAGATACGACCCTGGTTCTCACCCAGCTCCATTTACACCGAGGCCGCCACCGTGGACTGTAATGACTTGGGTCTCTCGGTGCTGCCGGAGCGACTCCCCGCAGACACgcaggtgctgctgctgcagacaaaCAACATCGTTAACGTGGAGAAAAGTTTGGATTACTTGGCCAACATCACTGAAATCGACTTGTCTCAGAATAACATTTCCTCTGTGAGCGATGTTTGTCTGGGGACTCTGCCCCGGCTGCTGTCGCTCCACATGGAGGAGAACTGGATTCAGGAGCTTTCTGACAGCTGCCTCGCCTCCCTGCTCAGCCTGCAGGAGTTTTACATCAACCACAACCTGATTTTCTCCATCAGCCCCGCAGCTTTCCAAGGCCTGAGCCGCCTGCTGAGGCTCCATCTCAACTCAAATCGCCTGACAAACGTCAACAGCCAGTGGTTCCAGCATCTGCCCAGCCTGGAGATCCTGATGCTGGGAGAAAACCCCATCCTCGAGCTGTCAGACATGAACTTCAAACCCCTGAGGAACCTCCGGAGCCTCGTGCTTGCCAAGATGAATTTGACTGAAATGCCTGACGACGCTCTGGTCGGCCTCGAGAACTTGGAAAGCATctcattttttgacaacttGCTCAATCGAGTCCCCCGAGCAGCGCTGACGAGAGTCCAGAACCTGAAGTTTCTGGACTTAAATAAAAACCCGATCGAGCGGATCCAGAGAGGCGACTTCACGGGCATGATGCACCTCAAGGAGCTCGGCATCAACAGCATGCCCGAGCTCGTGTCTATCGATGGTTTCGCCCTGAACAACCTGCCGGAGCTGACAAAAATCGAGGCCACCAACAATCCTCGGCTGTCCTACATCCACCCGCGCGCCTTCCACAAGCTGCCGCGGCTTGAGACGCTGATGCTGAACAGCAACGCCCTGAGCGCGCTCCACCGCACCACCGTGGAATCGCTGCCCAACCTGCGGGAGGTCAGCCTGCACAGCAACCCCATCCACTGTGACTGCGTCATCCGCTGGGTCAACATGAACAGGACCACTGTGCGCTTCATGGAGCCGGACTCCCTGTTCTGCGTGGAGCCTCCGGAGTACCAAGGCCAGCAGGTCCGCCAGGTGCACTTTAGGGAGATGACGGAGATCTGCCTCCCGCTGATCTCACCCGGCAGCCTCCCAAACCGCGTCGAGGTCGGTAAAGGGGGCTCCGTGTCGCTGCACTGCCGGGCGTTTGGAGAACCAGAGCCGGAGATCTTCTGGGTGACACCCTCAGGTGACAGGGTCCTACCCGGGAGTGTGTCCGATAAGTACTACATGCACCCAGAGGGGACCTTCGACCTCTACGACACcacagaggaggaagcaggCTCATACACCTGCATCGCCCACAACCTTGTTGGAGCGGACCTCAAGTCCGTGACAGTTGCGGTGGATGGATACCTTTCCCTGTTTTTGGATCAACCTTTACATGTATACATCACATCGGTCCAGTCTCATTCTGTGCGGGTTTCCTGGGACAGCTCGGGGGGGTTGGTGTCACAGCTAAACTGGTCCATTTTAGCCAACAGCAGGGGGCCCTTGGCGCCATTCACAGCCCGGCTTCCTGCTGACGTCAAAGAGTACCACATCAAACAGCTGCAGCCGTCCACTCGCTACCAGGTGTGTGTGGAGGTCGCCGCAGCATCGCCTGGATACAGCAGGGACTGCGTCAACGTGACCACAAAGGAGGCGGTGGTCCTGAGAGGGAAACCGGAGAGGTGGGACGCTCTGGTGATGGCTACATGTGCCGTGTCTTTTTTCGTGATTGCCGTGGCTTGCTCCGTCATCTACACGTCTCTTTACAGCCAAGTGTTTTACAGGAAACTGATAGCGTACCCGGCTGAGACGCTGCTGACTCCCAGCACTCATtcctcctccctttctttccTGGAGTTTGGAGTGTCTGGGGTCAAGGTGACGGCCACTGTCATAGACTTACCGGACGACTCCGTGTAA